The Quercus robur chromosome 3, dhQueRobu3.1, whole genome shotgun sequence DNA segment taagaaatttgggatATGTGGTTCAATTttcacctacaccaaaaatcgacTGATATTTTGTTCTaatgataaataacacaatTATTATAAGTGGATGCCATAGATTGAAATTTTAAGTTCTATTTGTTTTGACTTAAGCTGCGTTTGGATTGCCCTGATTCCAGCGCGTTTGCgtttttctccccttttttttttttttttttttttttttttttttttcacgcgttttttaGGCCTGCAGttactgttcatgcattgtttaatgaacagtaaccataaattttgacttttcaaacttttttcatccaatcaatgcacatcgtgtactgtttacggattcacaaatttcacttttcagcaaattttttcattaaaaatgggtcccacggtactattcacacatttaaaaattattttgctacagtatttttcagttttcagtttcagttttcagttttcagctgtatccaaacggacccttagggTGAGTTTGACATTAGTTTTAAactttagcttttagcttttatctTTTATACGTAGAGCTAtttaaaatctcactttttaaaattttttcaaggtacaagtatacttaacacattttcataaaataaatttcaacaaaaaactaaataaattgtttccaTATGTTAACAAGAAACGCATGACATCCACAGTATGCCCACCTTAGTTTGGACATGCCTTCACATACGCCCTCTTACAGTCTCCCCTTAAATTGTAGAAGCTGCAAACCTACTaaaatttctcattaatattagatGCAAAAAGTACGTACTGATCTCTCTTATTGAAAGTTAAGTTGGATTTAAATTAGAGGCAGctctaggaaattttttttttctcgttgagaaacttaaattatatcaaatttaataaaaagaaaacttcatatattgacccaaaaaaaaaaaaaaaaaacactcaaatacataaagtcttacaattttcttttacaagttttcttATTATGAAATCATTACAccatagtctcattatcaatattACAAATTacttctctttcaaaattttagttaaatacaatttttcttgggcctttttttttttttttgggtaagggtctaatatattgttaaggggactatggctacaaacttagttgtagcctaagacaACAACTCTTACTAAGCAGATTGACatgattacatattttgaaaatctaattgttgaattacatgttatttatgttcttaaaacacatgtcaaattttatatcaatcggatgttatctactatttgatccataaacttattttttatctataattttatactacaaaaattcaaaatttaaacatttgattgatgatatagttattaatctttgatcttcttgaaattttgcaagtatggaagatataagaaatttttttttgtccaatggtggatttgtcaaaattcacattcaataattattgagtggagttgtaacCTTTGTCTACAACCAAATTTGTTGCGAAAATTTGTCCATAGTTTAATTAtgttgggcttaaaaaaaattatggttaaaaatcataaaatatttaaattttatatataataaattttttttttgtgatccTGTGATCACCACTGGCCCTGATTCAAATAGTGACTTCTGAATTTTTGTGCTTTTGTACACGTAATGCAAATCTTCTTAAGCAagatttgaataaataaatagttttcAATTGCTTCACATCTTATAGTATCCATATGCTTTTATATCATGTGTAAAGAATGGACATTGATGAATCAAGAAAATCCCATAGTCCAAAGAAGCCTTTGGATGATCAACGAGCCATAAAGGTGCATTTAATACATCTTCCGTTACTAAACGGACGAATAAATCAAGCATGACCATTGGACGGATATTAAAAGCACTACAATAAACCACCAGATGCGTTACCAAAGCCATTAAAGCTACCATTGAAGAACTCCAACGGCTAGAAAAACAAGTAACTATATAAACTACATCAGACCTCAAACAAAGgtacacaaaaaaatataagattcaATACTCTCAATCCttatctttatctctctctctaacatcTGACTTTGTCATCAAAGGTTCATTAGCCGACACAACACCGATGATCTTTAAAAGAGAACACCACTTTTGATCTTGTGCAAGAATACAGATTCATTGGTTCATACTCCGTTTGGACAAACCTATCAACTGACGAATTTGGCTTCATCAGACATTcttggaaaatttaaaaaccttatatatatatatatatatatatatgaaagtgtGGACATTTTATGTACGTAGTGTACACCCAAAGTGTGAgaacaataatttttctaaattaaaattaaaagaaagagagagaaaaaagattactttttttttgagagtgataaaagaaaaaagatgactGGTGGGgatagtaaaaaagaaaaatcactacAATAccaatgccttttttttttttttttggtattgtttttaaaataacaaacgatatcaaattttatttaagtcGAATCACATTGTagaatgagaaggaaaaatCAGGCGACCTCTTCTAAACCGACAAGGTCCTACTCATTCTCTTAGGTAGATAAAACCAAAGGAAGGGCCGGACGATGACAATGATTAGAAGCAAAAGAACAtctaaattgaagaaaataataaattttaacttCAGTCTcataccttttttctttttctttttttaaatctcatgcatttttttttttttttttttttttttgtttttttgatagaaatctCATGCATTGTTAAGCATTgtgaaaatgaacaaaataaaagccAAGAGAATATTGATTGAAAAAAGcagtaaattaatttattttccatcaGATTTTAAGCTTGCTGGCTGCTGGCTGTAAATAAAATAGTCCCAACAAGAAACAAGAATTTTCCTGAAACAATACAAATGGGACTAAGACTAGTCGACAGTAGACTTTAACTTCAAAGATTGATAAATTCGTGGTTCATGGTTTTCCGAGAATCCAAACAGCACTCCATTATCATTACCTACTTCAAGTATCTTCAAACCCTTAATAGCATtcaaacatacaaaaatttcaacaacaTTTGGTCTTCTAATGGAGCTATCAACAGGGCCCAACTCCCTCAAACTTGTtctcttcctcatcttcttctccttctgtAACATCCCAGCTTTATTATCATCGcctactttttcttcttcttcaacctctCCTTTTCCCAATGAAGCTCTCCCCACCAAATCAGGCTATCTCCCTGTCAACCCCACCACTGGTTCTGCCATTTTCTATGCTTTCTATGAAGCTCAGAAACCTAATTCATCTCTCTCCCAAACCCCACTTCTCATTTGGCTCCAAGGTGGCCCTGGATGCTCCTCCATGATTGGAAACTtcttcgagcttgggccctggcgtGTTAATTTTCACAAGGCAAAGTCCAACCCCCTTGTTCTTGAACCCAATTCAGGTTCTTGGAACCGCATATTTGGCCTTCTTTTCCTTGATAATCCGATTGGAACTGGGTTTAGTATTGCTTCTACACCCCAAGAAATCCCAAGAGATCAATATACTGTTGCCACCCATCTTTTCGCTGCAATCACTTCGTTTATTGCACTAGACCCTTTGTTTAAGTTTCGTCCAATATATATTACGGGCGAGAGCTATGCAGGGAAGTATGTTCCAGCAATTGGATACTATGTTGTGAAGAAAAATGCAGAATTGGCTGTGTCTGAGCAGGTCAACTTAGCTGGTGTTGCTATTGGAAATGGTTTAACTGACCCGATCACTCAGGTGGCAACTCATGCTGTAAATGCTTACT contains these protein-coding regions:
- the LOC126717699 gene encoding serine carboxypeptidase-like 50 — protein: MELSTGPNSLKLVLFLIFFSFCNIPALLSSPTFSSSSTSPFPNEALPTKSGYLPVNPTTGSAIFYAFYEAQKPNSSLSQTPLLIWLQGGPGCSSMIGNFFELGPWRVNFHKAKSNPLVLEPNSGSWNRIFGLLFLDNPIGTGFSIASTPQEIPRDQYTVATHLFAAITSFIALDPLFKFRPIYITGESYAGKYVPAIGYYVVKKNAELAVSEQVNLAGVAIGNGLTDPITQVATHAVNAYFSGLINERQKGELEKAQWEAIELTKLKNWSEATTARIKVTNLLQNMTGLATLYDFTKKVPYKSDLVAEFLQNKEVKKALGVNESIVYEECSAVVGDALYEDVMKSVKYMVQFLVKKSKVLLYQGHLDLRDGVVSTEAWVKTMKWEGIGNFSRAERKVWKVNGGLAGFVQKWGSLSHVVVLGAGHLVPTDQSLSSQAMIEDWVLERGLFGHQQEEDL